Genomic DNA from Dysidea avara chromosome 10, odDysAvar1.4, whole genome shotgun sequence:
AAAGTAGACACCTTTTCCTAATAATGTTGCTGCAGAAAATAGATATCAGAGTGTTGTACAATTAATGTTATTAACAACAGTATAATAGTAGGAGTCATCAAATAGCAGAACTCAGGCCGGTGTCTATGTCAAGACAACCTGTTATACAGTGGTTTAGCAAAATGGAAGCTAAATACATATAGAATTTTTATAGCTTACAGTACTAGTCTTGATACTTCAATTGCATTGTGTTATGGTAATTATAACAGCTTGGTATTCCAACTATGCCATTGGTTATATGCACAAAATGATAAACACCCTTGTACATTTTCAGCAAGGGTGACTCCAAGGGGGTTTCTAAGCTTCCAGAAAGCGGCCAAGTAATTGACAATTACAAAAGTGCAAAAATGTGAATGTGTTAAATTAGAAGCTAGCAGGCAACTATTATAATATGTATACCAtgatttgctttattttcatgcaaaacaaATCCATGATAaacattttcatgtaaaaatattatcgtatgatttatgtgaatgactgctctattaaagtagttcgATCTtctgtaaaaattttcatgtaagaaattttcgtacaagttttacatacgaaaattattttacaaaaaaaagtaaattatGTTATTATTCTAaatgatatactgtacatgGGCATTGGGAATGTGAGGGACATGCACCACCTTTCCGTGATAAAGATACTCTAATCAAGACAGTCAATATCTCTTAAAAAATAATGTAAGTAGCACTTGATTTACCAAATAACAACATTGTGAAAACAGTATAAAGTATCTCAGAATATTTAAAATCTGAATACGTATACTATGCAGGTCTTcagttcaggggcggatctaggatttataaaaggggggggggggctaagtcaaggtactaatctcttgggtagaggtgtgtgaagcacacttcccagcatgcgaagcatgctggaactaggggggtctgggggcatgccccccccaggaaaattttgaaaaattgatgctaaaatactgcaatttggagacatttccacataaaatccctaatattttctgcctgtagatattttatatactgccttttgattataggtatggctctctgaagcattttactaatggaaaagtttgggtaggtacggACAACcaagaataggtgcatgttagaataataatgttgaaagtagaaaattttgaaatttgaacaatacaagattggatttgagagcattttcaatggtaattgtgtacctgaattaagtattgccatacatattaactacacaagtagatgaatgaagccctttaaacatgCAGACTAATCCACTTCTAgctataggtgcaggcagatttggaaaaattccataacagaaccaactacatgtttccagtgaatgttctattagagtagttagctgactgctctattagagtatctcgatctcgtacacctccaatgctgatctgggtccttgttacatagatgtttataaggtggttttatgagtatttgtattattagtgatcatataattatgctaagacaaaatttcattataatactcagcatattgatcaagtaaagcctaaatatgaagggggtggggggggggggcttcagcccccaaagccccccccccccccccccccctcctggatccgcccctgcagttaTGCTTCAAAGTGTGTATGCTTTAAGTCTGCATGCAGTGGGAAGCTGGAAATTAGTCACCAAACCGTCCTGGAGTCGCCCATTAGGGATGAGTCGATATTTCCAGAGTAGTTTATGGAAGGAGCTTTATGGAAGGAGAAAATGGTGGCTGGTATAAAGCTTAAACCTGCAAAGAGACTTTTGGGGAATGTGCGTTTGCACAATACGGGCGTGCATGATGACATTaagtggggtaacttaattcttataacctataaaactacacattgatcgaaagtctgttcactgtcagtgggctacttggagaaggtaaAACGAACACTGCAACTACAGCGGCTTACTTGGTATCAAGCAATGAACAACAGCAAGTCAAATTtccgtgtttcaaaattcttgccagataattaattttgattgtgggtttactcatgtgagcCTGATTGAAAATTTAATGGCAAAGGGAACGGAACTTGTTGCAAGGtaataggagcaaccaccatcgtgatatggatcattttataaaggtatgtaaagggtttgcatgtttcctcACTGAAAAGTTGCAAATTACATGGCTTAATTTTGGCATAACCATCTAGTGTTAGGgtaaaccctaggtatcattttaatccctGTTACATAATGAGTACAATGGCCATAAATTTTTGTAGCCATAGGACATGCAGacacttcaaaagttacagtgcttttgTCCAAGGCACACGTATTTATATTACATTTAAATCCAGCTTTCTGGACTACGAGTATTTATATTACGTTTAATCCAGCTTTCTGGACTATGAGATAACAGCGCAAAACATAAGCAAAATGCTCTTGCAATAGAAAGCAAATATGGCATATGCACAATACTTTACTACAATGATCAAGCCAAATTGTGTGTGAGTCATGAGAATTTTACAAAGAAATATTATTGGAGATTTACCAAAGAATAATATGTagaaataaagcagtcacatgtaGTGGTACAAACACACTAAAGCCACATTTCAAAACAGCATAAATGCATACTTGTGTGGGAAGTTTTCTCACCCACTGGATACTTTATACCTATAACACAATGCTTGTATCAGTGTGTGGTTATGGACAGACATACACACTAGATAGACAGTTGACCATGCCTATTTGCAGTATATGTAGCTCAAATTTTTTACCCTTGGTAGATTGGAAAAAGGAACAAGAAAAACCATTTAAGCTGTTTTATAGTTTATCATGAAAATGACTATTTTTATCTTGATAAAATGTGGGTTGGCTGGATCCTCTCAAACAATTATGACCTTACTTACTcaaacacatgtgcacacacatacattctTTATATAATATTTCAGTTTCATGAAACCAGGCACATTCCCACTGCCAGCAGCCAGCCTGTGGTTATTTGTGTGCACATGGGATAAAAACTATCATTTGTGGCTAAGATCTCAAATATAGCACAATGCTTTATCATGTACCGAATATTAGATGAAGTTTAACCTGTTAAACAAAGTTAACGGAGGGAGATAATTTGTGTTTGTATCGGCGGTGTAGCAACACATTGCAGCTAGCCAGCAATAGATAGGTACGTAGCACACCTGCATCACAATGCTAGATGTAGTATGGAACAAtaggtattaattggaaaacaCTACGAACGCATGCGCAGGAAAAATACCGCATGTATGGGTCACTTCAAATGTGTTAGCAGGTGGAACAAAAAGTCCCCTCCCATAGCCCACCCTTAGGACTAGGAAACTATGTCAGAAATTAGTACATAAACAACCAATTACATTACTGTTGCTAAATAAAAGGATTAAGAAGAGGGAATTAACATGATAGTATGGGATTATTCTAGCAGGGGAGGAAATGCACAGACATTAAAAGGGAGTCTTGTATGGTAGACTCAGTTATTgaagggagtcttgtgtggtagactCAAGTCCAGTGTTCCCATATTCCAAGAGTAGCTTTTCCATCCCAAGACTAGCTTGGGGTGTGACAGTGCAGGGTTTCATTAGGATTGTTAGGATGGCCTTAGAAatccctgtggcttcaaagttgggaaccCCCAGGTATTTCACCCCCAAACCTCATGCAATtgggagccacaatttgtggctgatcatatcaGTGGTCCTATTAAAAAATTGTAtaggagaaccatggaaccctgcacaactaccaaaacaaccaccatcattggacggcggttgacaagtgaacaatatcagcttgGAACAAAAGGCTGATTGTTTGTGGTTCTCTATTAACGACCGACATTAATAACTGATAAGCTCTCAGCTTCAACCATTTGTCCATATTGTCTTGTAAGTTTGACTATAAtactatgtatatatgtacacccACCATTTCTTCCAGCAAAACTTCTGTTAAATCCTTGATGACTGATCTTGTAAGCAATATCTCTAGGACATCCATGAAATAATTCTAACTCATTTACAGCATCTGCAGAATTCTTCTGATCCATCGACTTCTTTCTTGCTACAAACTGAGCATATAGCACAGTGTTTTGAACACGTTCAATTCTTATGATTCTCTGATATTGTCCAGCCTGAGAACCCTGCTGAGTTGTATTCACTGGCTTAAGTGAATGTTCAACTCTACTTTTCACATACACATACTCTTGGTCACTTGGATCTAAAGCAACCAAAACACAGCTGACATTTTCAGACATCTTGGTCCAGTTAGAAGGACATTCACCTGCAAATGTATATGTTCATATATACATATCAATTTTACAATTTACTTGAAGTACGCGTTTAGTACTGTTTATCAGTGCATGCTCAGTATAACAAGCATTGGAGGGTATTTATCAGAACTATACACTCCTGAGAGTATGTATGTTTCTGCATGATAACATGTTAAATGCCACATTTGAATAGTGGCTACAGTGTATTCTTAAAGATAGAGCATAAATGCCACCTTTGAATAAATGCTACGGCCATTACATATTTGAATCTGCAGCAGTGGAGTAACTAAACCCGGGCCTAGGCCCGGGTGTCAGCAAATTATTAGATTGAAAACAGACATTTTGTATACCACGATGCCAAGATAGGCTTGGCCAACCGTCACGGACCGTAGGCAATGTATTgaaaatttgaacaaaagaGTGAAGAAGACTTACTGGTCTTAGGTCTATACTCTAGAGTATCTCTTAGTGAGCAATAGTGGACCATTGATCAATTTGATCTATGATTTTATCGAGGCACAAACTACCACGCCCCTTAAATTAAATTTCACGTGCATACATTAGGCTGTGGCGTTTAGACCATGTAAACAATGTTGAGCACGTGTCCTAGCACATGGTAACAGTTGTGCTAAATGGCCAGCTTTTTCAGTGCTATTCTCTTCAACACTTCCACTCACTCCATTTAGCGAACGTGTGATGCAACAGTTAACAAAAGGATAGTCCATGCTTGAGATAACAAGTAACAAAAATATTAGTTACTCATACTAATTATTGTTCTATTTTTAGACTAGCTTACTTATGTGATAGTGCATTTAAACAAAGGCAGTTGACCTTCTGCAATTGAGGCTTGAGGATCgttccatgccaaatcaacaaaaaaatcctgaccccttcggattttcatgaaatttggcatagacatggactctactaagaaactttctcacaccaaaatttggcccattctattgatctccctttaagatatgaccactccaagtttattacaaaatactacactggtttaataaaatggccataactgtCAGTGATTGTCACAAAGTCTTTCTGTTTAGATatttggaatgcttattaaattctctttcatgggatatataattcattataattactcaaaggaaaaggtcaaaccacaaaaatgtgactttttcctttgatcttacttttttcaaaaaggatatttcaattactatcattttttgttcaaatattcttctaataccctcctttcatgacagtaagtttgaagttgagatggcaagtagatcatgagtcGTGGCTACATACGTAATTTTACATGCTACCGGGGGCATAAGTATGAACACTATTATAACAATATACTTTACAATTAAATTATACtatggaatctcatcagaatgtggtcaagttgtaatacacatacagttggaggcatagtatagaagtatcataaggtgattaaacagaAACATCAATACTCACCATTGCTGAAGTCACACCGATATCCCGTATTGTTATGTATATCgatgcagttatgataacaacatgattttggtgcaaacaccatcaggagtccataatagagattttatgaactcctgatgccATAATAGGGTTTGGTAGCAAATTATCTTATGGCACTGTAAGTTTGGTGAGAGAAAGGTTTGACAAAATTGTGGAAACTTTACATTAACATCATGAAGTTGGAAGGTAAATTTGCCAAATCCTCTACCAAACTTTTCTGTTATTCTGTAGGACATCTGTACAGTCAGCGACATCTTTACATGTCAGCAGACATTACATAATAACAGAAAAGTTAGGCAGAGGAAATATTTGGTGGAGAATTTGGAGAATAAGGAATGATTTAAAGTGGAACCTATTTAATCTGGTCAAAACTTTGGGCCTGTCACCTTCAGGCAGATGACTGCTTTTGACAGGTGGATTAGTGTATGGGTATCTCATTTGGAAAATTTATAATTGGCCATTAtatggtggcctttctatagtACAGTCACTGTACCAAATTAAAACCCTCCAACTTGATAATTTTAATTGTGAAGTTACCACAAGTTTGTCAAACTTTCTCTCACAAAACTTACAGTATCAATTTGCTACCAAACCCTCCCACTATATGGtatcaggagttcataaaatctctattatggactcctGATGGTCCAAAATCACAttgttatcataactgcatcGATATACATAACAATAGGGGATATTGGTGTGGCTTCAGCATGATGTTtctgtttaatcaccttatgacacttctatactatgcctccaactgtatgtgtattacaaCTTGATGATGAGATTCCATAGTATAATTTAATTGTAAagtttatatgtgactggatttcacATACtgtaacaaggcttccacacacacaaaatcaaacttacgtttttaccagaaatggattgctggcctaatacactatcatattccacactgtacttccttcaggactggcaagtctggtttctgtggcagctttcttccgaccctgtcaaagccacgagtgggagattggtgccattgaatggccatggctttgtgataatggtagtgagctgggacttcacagagagctcgccaatagtgttctcagtcaatttggagtgatttgagggccatggagagcccaaacttggcctctggattccaatcgtcttcttgcttcattttatacccctatattaagcccacccactgccccccaccctattactaccgcctgtgatattattacccgctcgagaaaagctgcccaaaacagggctaattttgggtatcagaaatgtatacacccactcagtgatagctagtaaatagatgcatacttggtgcaaattttgtttgcacaccTGTAGGCACTggaaagttattacacaatgattacttaaaatcgccatatctcctaacgaagctttgtgcgtcgaagccgggttttgtcaaattcagtcacatattgttatagtagtgttcatacttATGCCCCCGGTAGCATGTAAAATTACGTATGTAGccacaactcatgatctacttgccatcccaacttcaaacttactgtcatgaaaggagggtattagaagaatatttgaacaaaaaatgaaagtaattgaaatatcctttttgaaaaaagtaagatcaaatgaaagtcacatttttgtggtttgaccttttcctttgagtaattataatgaattatatatcccatgaaagagaatttaataagcattccaaatATCTAAACAGAAAGACTTTGTGACAATCACCGACAAAGTTATACGGCCATTTTATTTAAccagtgtagtattttgtaataaacttggagtggtcatatcttaaagggagatcaatagaatggaccaaattttggtgtgagaaagtttcttagtagagtccatgtctatgccaaatttcatgaaaatctgAAGCGGTCAggatttttttgtttgttgaaATGACCTTTGAGATAACACTGATAAACTGCATTACAAGGCAATTAATTGTTGCGAGAGTTGGTCTGCTATATATTAAAGTAGAGGGATTACTCGGAAATAGAAATAAGGAGTCAAACTGGAATCTGGAGTGGTAATTCACTAAATTCAGTGGACGAAATCAGTGTGGCCAGGAGTGTCTAACATAAATAGCTACACGTATAACGAACTATACACTGCCAGTGATGTATAACTCTACTTGATCATGGACGAatatgttggagtacagttgagaCACGTGAGAGTGAGATGAGGCTCAATCTGCAGTTATACTTACATAGATAGTAATTTGTAATAAAACAGCTACTTGGATATGATAAGTTAGCTAATACTACAccatatgttggctagcccatctttgggtcattagcctttttgtaCAATCATGACATTAAGTGTTCTGTGGGGGTGTGTCACCCCATCACTCTCCGGTTAGTTATGCCACTGATTGCACTAGGCCCTGGTGTCAGTCCAGTTTTAGTTACGCCACTGATCTGCAGTTTTGATTATTCTAAAGAGTTACTGTAGCTGCTTATCCCTGAGTTGGGAAGGTAAAGTAGATTACCCTGCAGTATTGTTCAGTAATACTTTTGGTAAGGAAAAGAGCAATAGTGTTACTGCATCATGTACCTAGAGGCCAGGCCATACAATTACTAAACATAACAACAGTCTAATTCTTATAACAACAGTTTTCATTTGCTATACCGAATAGTCACCACACTTAAAAGCTACTTATGCTGTAAACACTGCCCCTGAATAGTAGCCAtccttcaatagtagctgccCTTAAATAGTAGCTGCACCAATTTTTGGCACTGTAGGCTAATAGTACAGTAACTGTGGCATGGTATGTACTACTTTCACATCTTTTATCAAGAATAAACACATACTGAGTAGGCAACTGTGTTTTGATAGTGTTGGTCACGTAAATACGTAATGTATATGCGTAGCACCTAAATATACAGTTACGTATATTCATGGAGTTTAAATATCTTTAAACTAAGTTAATGATGAACACGATAGCAGCATCAGGCATTTGATCGTGGTGGACAATAATAGGAATAGGTGCCTTAATAAGAATACTTGCACATGTGCAGATGCACCATGTGCTCAACAATTGGCAGTGTACAATGTGCACCATCAGCCAGCATTATATATAGACTCACAATTGAAAGTTTCTCTATTGTGCATGTACTGATATACATGTTTGAAAAGCTGGTTTAATTATGCCTACATTACTCATGATCATTGAAATTCACCTTGTTTTATTATAACATTAGGTCTAAAGCTGCATCTCTAAACTTTCAAACGTACTAACTGATGCCTATTTCACACTTCAAAATTAAAGAAACAACTCATCAAGGATACATGTTTGTATGTCTGACCCTAAGTTTTTGAACAATGAATAATGAACTCAAACCCAACAAACTACCTCATCTTTTTATACAATAACATACTTTCTTTCAGCAGATCTTCAAGATCAATTCTCTGTATGTTACATACTGAATGTCCGTCATTGGCCAACATCTTTTTAAAATCAAACTCCTCATAATCTTGATCAGTTTTATCCACAAATATCATGTCTCTGTCATTCTGATAAGCCTGCTCAATGCGGTAATTTGTTAGCACATCATAATCCTCATATTCGCATGTGTTACTTAGCCACTGCCATGTTACTTTATCCTGCAACAATTTAGCTTCTCTTTGCATTGATTCACAGGAATAAATTTGATTTAACTGATGTTGAATTTCAAACTTTAAATCAGCAACATCATTGCGATCTCCTCTTAAGTGAATACAGTTTGAGTCTTTGCTAGTTTCAAAGGTGATTTCTATGTGTTTTTGTTCAGCAATTCCCTTAAAATAATCCTTGTATTTAATTGAAAGCCTTGAAATTACACCGTCAGTTAGCTGGTCACTTGCAAACTGATCGTCAATCATTCGCTGCAATCTACCCTTAGTCTTGGTCACCCTTTCCATATCTTCTGCATAAATTTGTATATGAAGAATTGAACTCTCATATGTGAGAGATTTCTGTTGTGATTGTGGCACAACATGATCACTACCACTGACAAACTCTTCAGTGTTAAACCATGATGACACGCTACCGGCTAAGCGCTGAAATAGCCCTGGCTTACTTACCAATTCTACAAACTTATTTTTAAATGATTGGCATAGTGCTTTCTGCAAAACAATAATTCGAACTTGTCTAACATGTTTGGGATTCGTGTGGCCAAATGCAATGATAGAGATACAAATACTATAGGCAGCATCATCTGAGTTGATACCTGAAAAAATACCAGTACCAATAGCTGGAAAGGCAATTGAATTTAAATGAAGGTCTTCAGCACGCTTTAAACATGCATCAACTGCTTTACCAAGAGACTTTTTCTGATTGTAAGCAATGTGAAAAACATGTTTACATTTCAAGCGACCAGCTGAAGGTGTATCACACACCTTCCCTTCTTTTAATCTAAATCCTTTTGATACCATGGTGTTGCAAATCTTTTGCAGTTCAGGACCACCTTTTTGTAGAATAGCACCAGCTACTCCAGACCCTACAAGCTGCATTGTTTCAGTAGTTGTATTCACTATAATATCACTACTGTCTTCAGTGATGTCTCCTTCCATTATATCAACTTTTACAGGGCCAGCCATAAGAGGCTCAGCTGCAGCAGAGCCATGTTTAGTCAATTTTACTTCAGGTCCAGATGGTTTAGCATTTCCAAGTCTCTTAGACAATACAGAATAAAACTCTGCATAAGCATTGTCCATATAAATTACCAGCTTCACTGTTTTGATACAGGTTGATGCAATGTTAGTTTTCAAGTAGTACACAATTGTACTGACCATAATTTCAGCAACAACATTCTGTGGGAAGTTGAGATTACCAGCTCCTAGAGCGGGAAATGCAATGGTTTGAGCTTTCAGACTGTCACTTGTTTCCAAGCACTTCAGTACAAGATACTGCAAAACCTAGGAAGTAGAAAATATACATTGTGCAGTCTTTTATTCAAATGTTGACTTACTTGTGCAGAACGTTTTCCATCATAAACTGGCCCAACTGTGTGAATGATCTTCTTGCAATGAGTTGAGCCAGGTCCAGTCACCACCACTCCACCAACAGGAATTTTTCCATTGTTTGTAACAAAAGCTGTACATTCATTCTGTAGAGCTTTACCACCAGCTTTAAGCAATGACGCTGAAACTGCTCCTTGGCTTAAATCAAAGTTACCACCAACAGTATTAACATAGATGTCAGCCTGTAAAATATACATGATTTATCTGAAACCTACCAACGTAACTTTAAGTAACTATACCTTTTGTTTTAACAGTTCTCCTTTATGAAGCTGTACAAATTGTGTAATGATATCATGATCAGCAACTGAAGTTTCGGTGGAAGTTTTATGAGTACTCTCAAGATTTGTTGATTGCACAGCAGCTGGTGCAGTACTTTTAAAGTCATCAAGGTTTTGGCTTATCTCTTGACTAAATGCATTTATAAGAGACTGATCATGTATTACAATAGTGATTTCACGCAGAACAGTAAACATATTACCTGTGCTATACTCCACAAATGCCTTTACCATGCATGCAGCACATTTCTTAGCAGGAAAACCAGACAATCCTAAGCTCATAGCTGGAAAGGAAACTGTCTGAAAACTGGAAGCCAATTTCAAGCTCTCCAAGCATGTTTTTTTAAGGAAAACCTCTTCATTGAACTGCCCACCATTCCATTTTGGCCCAACTGCATGTATTAAACGCTTACAATGAAGCTTCCCTACTTCTTTAGACATGACAGCATCACCAATTTGCAATTTTCCATTCCTAAGTATAATACGATTTGACTCTTCTTGGATAATTGGTCCTCCTTTGTAAGCAATGGCTAGTGAAACACCACCAATGTGCTTCAAATCACCATTTGCTGTATTGACCATAACATCAACTGGAAGATCGACAATATTACCGTGCATTAAAATTATAGCTATGCCCTCCTTTGTGGTTCCCATACACAATCTCGTACCCTTTTTAGCAATTTTAGTTTCTGCCACATTTTCCCTCTTATCTGGTAGCATATTCAGTTGTATGCATGATTTTTCTTCTGCTTCAATTCCTCTAATCAAAGTTGTTCCCTTCTCACTATAAAAAAACTTCACAGTTCCTGGCCTTGCTTGTTCGATGGGAGGTGATGTGCATATTGAAGCAACCAACTGCTCAATCTCTTTAGCAAATCCTGCAACTAAAGACTTCTCTCCCCTAAGCAAAATACATGAGGTCCTGTTGCTTTCACTAGGTACTATGTAGTTAACCATTCTTTCATTTTCCAGCCTGTGTTGTATCTTATTCCACTTACTAGCCATGTGAGTTGTCAGTAGTCTCCACTGGGCATCACAAAATGTTACCGAACTCTCTGCATTGCAGCTGTTTTCTATAAACTGTTCAATATTTTCTTTTACAACTGCTAATGACCTCTTGTCTCCAACTACAATCAGACCATTGCTTGAAATGCTAATAGACACACAATGTGTTTCTTCCAAATTGGACCTCAAAATAGCCCAATCATTACCCTTAAGCGAAGGGAGAAAGATTTCTGGATTACCAAAAGGAACTGATACAGATACAACATATCCTTCAATTTTCTTTGCTACAGTGATGCCATCACTTTTTGCACTACTTAAAAGCCTCAATGTTCCCTTAGGATCAAACTGGACTTTAACAAGTGACTCAAAACCTTTTAGATAACTCTGAAGTAAACTCCTGCCTCTAGTAGTTGACAGAAACTGTACTATATCATTAGAGACCCTAACGGCAACACTGGACAAAACAAAATCTCTTTCATGACCCTCTTGTGTGGGTTTTACTCCACTGAAAAAACTGCCACGATTTTCAGAGCCTGGTTTAAAGATTGAAAGCACGCTGTTTACCTTTGACTTCAAAAGGGGTAAAAGTTTACTGTCCTCCTCTTTTTTGCTTGTTTCTAGTTCACACGCGTCCTTTAGTTCATCCTTTATTTTATACACCATTGGCTTCTCTCCACTAATAACAACAGTTAAATTTTCTTCATCAAATTTAATATCAACTAGTGGATGATTCTGCAAACAGTTTATAATAGTGGGATACATGACGGTTTTAATGTCAGTTGGGAAGCTAACAGTTTCTGATACAAGAAATTTTAAATAAGAACCAACCATTGACTGGCATTTAGTCT
This window encodes:
- the LOC136269284 gene encoding protein mono-ADP-ribosyltransferase PARP14-like isoform X2; the protein is MNGDSGVAIQGIHSDYHNPVSQTKCDAALQEVKQLPVTEPLAGPPVNFGGTIVVRGFQHPISKEMIELYFTNPLMSGGGDIIDTMIDVMTTKEVFIVFADHKVAARVAERTHHKIVGQDVEVQLVPQPVVTPSEQLYPPLNVMDTVVVKGLSSTHNESVLKLYFTNKKKSRGGDVKSVTIEETYAYVSFVDPKVAARVTEKKVHKIVGSTVEVELVAFTGTIESVTSDDPYSHDNSDNILILDNVPQTIQDEVLLLYIDSITELDGEDGDYTIDRNNTEVVVTFKPDNMPPGGLANVIFKMNSTPLGEDHVQARRPASLANSVLIQNIPTQRCTEDWLEMYFTNKNKSGIESYKEIEVVDHGTAIVHLNNKDDMEIILSQDHSRLGDDVDTEMDQIKVNPCPGCEHVEDWKTKCQSMVGSYLKFLVSETVSFPTDIKTVMYPTIINCLQNHPLVDIKFDEENLTVVISGEKPMVYKIKDELKDACELETSKKEEDSKLLPLLKSKVNSVLSIFKPGSENRGSFFSGVKPTQEGHERDFVLSSVAVRVSNDIVQFLSTTRGRSLLQSYLKGFESLVKVQFDPKGTLRLLSSAKSDGITVAKKIEGYVVSVSVPFGNPEIFLPSLKGNDWAILRSNLEETHCVSISISSNGLIVVGDKRSLAVVKENIEQFIENSCNAESSVTFCDAQWRLLTTHMASKWNKIQHRLENERMVNYIVPSESNRTSCILLRGEKSLVAGFAKEIEQLVASICTSPPIEQARPGTVKFFYSEKGTTLIRGIEAEEKSCIQLNMLPDKRENVAETKIAKKGTRLCMGTTKEGIAIILMHGNIVDLPVDVMVNTANGDLKHIGGVSLAIAYKGGPIIQEESNRIILRNGKLQIGDAVMSKEVGKLHCKRLIHAVGPKWNGGQFNEEVFLKKTCLESLKLASSFQTVSFPAMSLGLSGFPAKKCAACMVKAFVEYSTGNMFTVLREITIVIHDQSLINAFSQEISQNLDDFKSTAPAAVQSTNLESTHKTSTETSVADHDIITQFVQLHKGELLKQKADIYVNTVGGNFDLSQGAVSASLLKAGGKALQNECTAFVTNNGKIPVGGVVVTGPGSTHCKKIIHTVGPVYDGKRSAQVLQYLVLKCLETSDSLKAQTIAFPALGAGNLNFPQNVVAEIMVSTIVYYLKTNIASTCIKTVKLVIYMDNAYAEFYSVLSKRLGNAKPSGPEVKLTKHGSAAAEPLMAGPVKVDIMEGDITEDSSDIIVNTTTETMQLVGSGVAGAILQKGGPELQKICNTMVSKGFRLKEGKVCDTPSAGRLKCKHVFHIAYNQKKSLGKAVDACLKRAEDLHLNSIAFPAIGTGIFSGINSDDAAYSICISIIAFGHTNPKHVRQVRIIVLQKALCQSFKNKFVELVSKPGLFQRLAGSVSSWFNTEEFVSGSDHVVPQSQQKSLTYESSILHIQIYAEDMERVTKTKGRLQRMIDDQFASDQLTDGVISRLSIKYKDYFKGIAEQKHIEITFETSKDSNCIHLRGDRNDVADLKFEIQHQLNQIYSCESMQREAKLLQDKVTWQWLSNTCEYEDYDVLTNYRIEQAYQNDRDMIFVDKTDQDYEEFDFKKMLANDGHSVCNIQRIDLEDLLKESECPSNWTKMSENVSCVLVALDPSDQEYVYVKSRVEHSLKPVNTTQQGSQAGQYQRIIRIERVQNTVLYAQFVARKKSMDQKNSADAVNELELFHGCPRDIAYKISHQGFNRSFAGRNATLLGKGVYFAWNASYSARDFYSPRDTHGCKYIILSRVLTGEFTTGDPSYITPPPKTPNDLDLYDSVVDNVNNPSIFVIFTDAQAYPDYLITFI